In Methanocorpusculum vombati, the following proteins share a genomic window:
- a CDS encoding tRNA(Ile2) 2-agmatinylcytidine synthetase: MITLTPEQVKERFGPLFCHRLLVMTDEKEGIAELHEQCHARGPIEWDHMNRRRAGGALISAKTEGTTMTMTAKIGSYPIRFGPSDTELGGQALEAVIVNGNEVATAWAGAAGAGIGVAACLAQAPGVIRVEYNSEEDLHVGGAHICRSTIVLPKYEKITFGIDDTDTKESGATWVLAMKCGEACTLDGAIFLGMRIIQLNPKAPEKTTNCTGSVITFAVKPEKKEELIQFVKTFVEERSTSTDTGICYWSGIRLPESSYAKRIKTELLTKEDAVAEAERLGIPFVDSANGKGRIGALGALLWANGGVEVAGLYGESP; the protein is encoded by the coding sequence ATGATTACCTTAACCCCAGAACAGGTAAAAGAACGGTTTGGACCGTTATTCTGCCATCGCCTGCTGGTGATGACCGATGAAAAGGAAGGTATTGCTGAACTTCACGAGCAGTGTCATGCCCGCGGCCCCATTGAATGGGATCACATGAACCGCAGACGTGCCGGTGGTGCCCTCATCTCTGCAAAGACAGAAGGGACCACCATGACCATGACGGCAAAGATCGGATCCTATCCCATCCGGTTTGGTCCTTCGGATACGGAGCTCGGCGGCCAGGCACTGGAAGCGGTCATCGTTAACGGTAACGAAGTGGCCACTGCCTGGGCAGGGGCCGCGGGGGCAGGTATTGGTGTTGCTGCATGTCTGGCACAGGCACCCGGAGTAATCAGGGTTGAGTACAACTCAGAGGAGGACCTCCACGTCGGCGGAGCACACATCTGCCGGAGCACCATCGTTCTGCCAAAGTACGAAAAGATCACCTTCGGCATTGATGATACCGATACCAAGGAAAGCGGGGCAACTTGGGTTCTCGCCATGAAATGCGGGGAAGCCTGTACCCTTGACGGGGCGATCTTCCTCGGCATGAGAATTATTCAGCTCAACCCTAAAGCTCCGGAGAAGACCACCAACTGTACCGGGTCCGTCATCACGTTTGCGGTAAAGCCGGAGAAGAAGGAGGAGCTGATTCAGTTCGTCAAAACATTTGTAGAGGAACGCTCGACAAGTACTGATACCGGTATCTGCTACTGGAGCGGCATCCGACTGCCGGAGTCGTCCTATGCAAAACGGATCAAAACCGAACTGCTGACAAAAGAGGATGCGGTTGCCGAGGCGGAACGCCTCGGCATTCCGTTCGTGGACTCGGCAAACGG